A stretch of the Schistocerca serialis cubense isolate TAMUIC-IGC-003099 chromosome 2, iqSchSeri2.2, whole genome shotgun sequence genome encodes the following:
- the LOC126455626 gene encoding probable N-acetyltransferase camello codes for MGTVVIRYYQPGDQLQCQEIVKEGIMSTVNTAFFAGLLREITFQSIILVSALLFIFVGVPFRICFLTVPASVIFIVYGGIYFAHVMRAMEVSQEIADIPRVYMSSRDTGFWVAEVHEPLSNTLKPKSEIKYRLATEHDQLNALGGYQRRVVGTIAVMRCRTTDNAAWIRRLAVSSDYRRKGIGSALVDRALSFCSERGYKTAELVTTECHSEAGALYFKKGFETKQIYHRQIIGSLVTVMMYSMTKKTDCLSA; via the exons ATGGGAACAGTTGTTATTCGGTATTATCAACCTGGAGACCAATTACAGTGCCAAGAAATTGTGAAGGAAGGGATAATGTCAACAGTCAACACGGCATTTTTTGCTGGATTGTTACGGGAAATAACATTTCAGTCAATTATTCTTGTATCGGCCCTTCTGTTTATTTTTGTCGGCGTTCCATTTCGTATTTGCTTTCTTACGGTGCCAGCAAGTGTGATTTTCATCGTGTATGGAGGCATCTACTTTGCACATGTCATGAGGGCCATGGAAGTCAGCCAGGAAATAGCAGATATTCCCCGAGTATACATGTCGTCCCGTGATACCGGATTCTGGGTTGCAGAGGTCCACGAACCATTGTCCAACACGTTGAAACCGAAATCAGAG attaaATATAGGCTAGCAACTGAACACGATCAGTTAAATGCTCTTGGTGGCTATCAACGACGAGTAGTGGGTACCATAGCTGTGATGCGATGTCGAACTACTGATAATGCTGCATGGATACGTCGCCTGGCAGTTAGCAGCGATTACCGACGTAAGGGTATTGGATCTGCTCTTGTAGATCGTGCACTGAGTTTCTGCAGTGAAAGAGGTTATAAAACAGCAGAGCTTGTTACAACAGAATGTCATTCTGAGGCAGGAGCTCTGTATTTTAAAAAAGGTTTTGAGACCAAACAAATTTATCATAGACAAATAATCGGCAGTCTCGTTACAGTGATGATGTATTCAATGACTAAAAAGACTGACTGTCTTAGTGCATGA